In Psychrobacter immobilis, a single genomic region encodes these proteins:
- the thiC gene encoding phosphomethylpyrimidine synthase ThiC → MTTLLATSPSQKPSKTDALKTPAHRSASDARFEEDARDLHRILPASRKVYIEGSRSDIQVPMREITLDPTPVQGVPESEWEQNPPFYVYDTSGVYTDPNVEIDLTKGLPKLREGWINERGDTEQLSGLSSFYGMARARDISTANLRFAHIDKPRRAKDVDGKAGNVTQMYYARRGIITPEMEYIAIRETQKQHELTDMRQHDGENFGANTPTVITPEFVRSEVAAGRAIIPNNINHPESEPMIIGRNFLVKINANIGNSALGSSIDEEVSKMTWATRWGADNIMDLSTGNHIHETREWLIRNSPVPIGTVPIYQALEKVDGVAEDLTWEIFRDTLIEQAEQGVDYFTIHAGVLLEYVPLTAGRLTGIVSRGGSIMAQWCMFHNKESFLYTHFEDICEIMKQYDVAFSLGDGLRPGCLQDANDEAQFGELRTLGELTQVAWRHDVQVMIEGPGHVAMNRIKENMDLQLEVCADAPFYTLGPLTTDIAPGYDHITSAIGAAMIGWFGTAMLCYVTPKEHLGLPNKKDVKDGIITYKIAAHAADLAKGHPGAQARDNALSKARFEFRWDDQFNLALDPDTAREFHDETLPKDAHKTAHFCSMCGPKFCSMKITQNVRDYAAGLDKDAANQKVIS, encoded by the coding sequence ATGACAACTTTATTAGCCACTTCTCCTTCTCAAAAACCTTCTAAGACAGATGCGTTAAAGACCCCTGCTCACCGCAGTGCCAGTGATGCGCGCTTCGAGGAAGATGCGCGTGATTTGCATCGCATCTTACCTGCTTCGCGCAAAGTCTATATCGAAGGCTCTAGATCCGATATTCAAGTACCCATGCGTGAAATCACCCTTGATCCTACCCCTGTGCAAGGCGTCCCTGAAAGCGAATGGGAGCAAAATCCACCGTTTTATGTCTATGACACCTCTGGCGTGTATACCGACCCCAACGTCGAGATTGATTTGACCAAAGGCTTGCCGAAACTGCGTGAAGGTTGGATAAATGAGCGCGGTGATACCGAGCAATTAAGCGGACTGTCTAGCTTTTATGGAATGGCACGCGCCCGCGATATCAGCACTGCCAATCTACGATTTGCTCATATCGATAAACCTCGCCGCGCCAAAGATGTCGATGGCAAAGCTGGCAACGTCACGCAGATGTACTATGCACGCCGCGGCATTATCACCCCTGAGATGGAATACATCGCCATTCGCGAAACGCAAAAACAGCATGAGCTGACCGATATGCGTCAACATGACGGTGAAAACTTTGGCGCTAATACGCCGACGGTTATCACTCCTGAGTTTGTGCGGAGTGAAGTGGCTGCAGGTCGCGCCATTATCCCAAATAACATCAATCACCCTGAATCTGAGCCGATGATTATCGGGCGTAATTTTTTGGTAAAAATTAATGCCAATATTGGTAACTCAGCGCTCGGCTCTTCTATCGATGAAGAGGTGTCTAAAATGACGTGGGCCACGCGTTGGGGTGCGGATAACATCATGGATTTGTCGACTGGCAATCATATTCACGAAACGCGCGAATGGCTGATTCGTAACTCGCCAGTGCCGATTGGTACTGTACCGATTTACCAAGCGCTAGAAAAAGTCGATGGCGTGGCTGAAGATTTAACGTGGGAGATATTCCGCGATACGCTGATTGAGCAAGCCGAACAAGGTGTCGATTACTTTACTATCCATGCGGGTGTTTTATTAGAGTACGTGCCGCTAACTGCTGGACGCTTAACGGGCATCGTCTCGCGTGGCGGATCTATCATGGCGCAGTGGTGCATGTTTCATAATAAAGAGAGCTTTTTATATACTCATTTTGAAGATATATGTGAAATCATGAAGCAGTACGATGTGGCGTTTAGTCTAGGCGATGGCTTACGTCCAGGCTGTTTGCAAGATGCCAATGACGAGGCGCAATTTGGTGAGCTGCGTACCCTTGGCGAGTTGACCCAAGTGGCGTGGAGGCATGACGTACAGGTCATGATTGAAGGTCCGGGGCACGTGGCGATGAACCGTATTAAAGAGAATATGGACTTGCAATTAGAAGTTTGTGCCGACGCACCTTTTTATACCTTAGGACCCTTAACCACCGATATCGCACCCGGTTATGACCATATCACCAGTGCAATTGGTGCGGCAATGATCGGCTGGTTTGGTACCGCGATGCTGTGCTATGTGACGCCAAAAGAGCATTTAGGTCTGCCTAATAAAAAAGATGTTAAAGACGGTATCATCACTTATAAAATCGCTGCTCATGCCGCCGACCTTGCCAAAGGACATCCGGGCGCACAAGCTCGTGATAATGCGTTATCTAAAGCCCGATTTGAATTCCGCTGGGACGACCAATTCAATCTGGCGCTCGACCCAGATACCGCCCGTGAGTTCCATGATGAAACCTTGCCTAAAGACGCGCATAAGACGGCGCACTTTTGCTCGATGTGTGGACCTAAGTTTTGCTCGATGAAAATCACTCAGAACGTGCGGGATTATGCGGCAGGACTGGATAAAGATGCCGCTAACCAAAAAGTTATTTCATAA
- the pstS gene encoding phosphate ABC transporter substrate-binding protein PstS, whose translation MRYSLLAVAVSCTLVLTACNKSTETTEPAADSSSAVTTTEATTQTTSASAAGFKSAENIAMNITGAGASFPQPIYAKWSYDYNAATGGQVNYQSIGSSGGIKQIESKTVDFGASDAPMTPEELDAAGLIQFPTVIGGVVPIVNIDGIEPGALKLDGATLADIYLGKISNWNDPAIKAMNPDLTLPDAAITTVFRSDGSGTTFNFTDYLAKVSPDWKDTVGVDKTVKWPTSATGAGGKGNEGVSSYVNRMKNSIGYVEYAYAKQNNMSHTALKNAAGNVVQPSAETFAAAGDIDWSQQAGFYKVITNSETEQAWPIAAATFILVHKQPENPQQVAGVLNFFDWAYTQGDDDAMALDYVPFSDAAVALFKEKWNEVKGSDGQPVYKPAQ comes from the coding sequence ATGCGTTATTCGTTATTAGCAGTGGCCGTTAGTTGTACATTAGTGCTTACGGCATGTAATAAATCGACTGAAACGACAGAGCCAGCTGCGGATAGCAGTAGCGCTGTCACCACCACTGAAGCAACTACTCAGACAACATCTGCTTCTGCAGCAGGTTTTAAATCTGCTGAGAATATCGCTATGAATATCACGGGTGCAGGGGCATCGTTCCCGCAGCCTATTTATGCTAAATGGTCTTACGACTACAACGCTGCTACCGGTGGCCAAGTCAATTACCAATCGATTGGCTCTTCTGGTGGTATCAAACAAATCGAATCAAAAACAGTCGATTTTGGGGCGTCTGACGCGCCGATGACGCCTGAAGAGCTAGACGCAGCAGGCTTGATTCAGTTTCCGACGGTTATCGGTGGCGTCGTGCCAATCGTCAACATCGATGGTATTGAGCCGGGCGCGTTGAAATTAGACGGTGCAACGTTGGCAGACATCTATTTGGGTAAGATTAGCAACTGGAATGACCCAGCCATCAAAGCCATGAACCCAGATTTGACTTTGCCTGATGCAGCTATTACGACAGTATTCCGCTCAGATGGTTCTGGCACAACGTTTAACTTTACGGATTATCTTGCTAAAGTCTCGCCAGACTGGAAAGACACAGTTGGTGTTGATAAAACAGTCAAATGGCCAACGTCTGCGACTGGTGCAGGTGGTAAAGGTAACGAAGGGGTTTCAAGCTACGTAAATCGTATGAAAAACTCTATCGGCTACGTTGAGTATGCTTATGCCAAGCAAAACAACATGTCACATACTGCATTGAAAAACGCTGCTGGCAACGTCGTTCAGCCATCTGCTGAGACATTTGCTGCGGCAGGTGATATCGACTGGTCACAGCAAGCAGGCTTTTATAAAGTCATCACCAACTCTGAGACTGAGCAAGCATGGCCGATCGCTGCTGCGACCTTTATCCTAGTACATAAGCAACCAGAGAATCCTCAGCAAGTGGCTGGCGTGTTGAACTTCTTTGATTGGGCTTATACCCAAGGTGATGACGATGCTATGGCACTCGATTACGTACCATTCTCTGATGCAGCGGTTGCCTTATTCAAGGAAAAATGGAACGAGGTAAAAGGCAGTGATGGACAGCCTGTGTATAAGCCTGCTCAGTAA
- the pstC gene encoding phosphate ABC transporter permease subunit PstC yields the protein MNDLRSQLAKQKRYDLLFVNATKAFAILVLLSLGGILVSLIIGAWPSIQTFGLGFYTSNNWDTVANEYGALAPIYGTLVTSFIAILIAVPISFGIAIFLTEMCPTFLKKPLGIAIELLAGIPSIIYGMWGLFVFAPFFGDHIQPWFIEHVGPLPIIGKLFTGAPMGLGMFTASLVLAIMIIPFIAATMRDVFSVVPDLLKESAYGMGATTWEVMFKIILPYTKAGVVGGVILGLGRALGETMAVTFLIGNAFNISPSLFTSGVTITSALANEFAEASSELHLASLLHLGLILFVITFIVLSLAKLMLMRMDHKAGNR from the coding sequence ATGAATGATTTAAGGTCCCAACTGGCTAAACAAAAGCGCTATGACTTATTGTTTGTGAATGCTACTAAGGCTTTTGCCATATTAGTACTCTTATCGTTGGGCGGCATTTTAGTCTCCTTAATCATCGGAGCGTGGCCGAGCATTCAAACATTTGGTCTTGGATTTTATACCAGTAATAATTGGGATACGGTCGCCAATGAGTACGGGGCTCTTGCCCCTATTTATGGCACGCTAGTAACGTCATTTATAGCTATTCTCATTGCAGTACCAATCAGTTTTGGCATTGCCATATTTTTGACCGAGATGTGCCCAACCTTCCTCAAAAAACCACTTGGTATTGCCATTGAGTTATTAGCGGGTATTCCTTCTATCATTTACGGTATGTGGGGATTGTTTGTCTTTGCGCCGTTCTTTGGCGATCATATTCAGCCTTGGTTTATTGAGCACGTCGGTCCATTGCCTATCATTGGCAAGCTATTTACGGGCGCACCAATGGGATTGGGTATGTTTACCGCCTCGTTGGTACTGGCCATCATGATTATTCCATTTATCGCCGCCACCATGCGCGATGTTTTTTCGGTCGTGCCAGACCTACTCAAAGAGTCGGCATATGGTATGGGCGCAACGACGTGGGAAGTCATGTTCAAGATCATTTTGCCGTATACCAAAGCTGGCGTGGTTGGTGGCGTGATCTTAGGACTGGGTCGGGCATTGGGTGAGACGATGGCAGTGACTTTCTTGATTGGTAATGCCTTTAACATCAGTCCGAGTCTGTTTACCTCTGGTGTCACTATTACCTCAGCTTTAGCCAACGAGTTTGCCGAAGCGTCGAGTGAGCTACATTTGGCTTCTTTATTACATTTAGGCTTAATCTTATTTGTCATCACCTTCATTGTACTATCTCTAGCAAAACTCATGCTCATGCGCATGGATCACAAGGCAGGCAATCGGTAG
- the pstA gene encoding phosphate ABC transporter permease PstA encodes MAANNAINAPLPTQPNSASRYNQSLYNKRRLTNKLGLGFAMSAMVFGLFWLFWILLTLFVEGFQGIVQLPIFTADTPPPMSAGGLRNAIVGSIMLAFSGLFIGAPIGLMTGIYLSEFAQGSMLGKVTRFLNDILLSAPSIVIGLFIYALMVKGQSFSGWAGALALALIVIPVVVRTTENMLNLVPNSIREAAYALGTPKWKMVTQVTIKAARAGLTTGVLLAFARITGETAPLLFTALNNQYFSTDMSQPIANLPNTIYQFAMSPYDNWHTLAWAAALLITTSVLVLNILARFIGSRGQAK; translated from the coding sequence ATGGCTGCTAACAATGCGATCAATGCACCACTACCGACTCAGCCAAACAGCGCTAGCCGCTACAATCAAAGCCTTTATAACAAGCGCCGTTTGACCAACAAGTTAGGTCTAGGCTTTGCCATGTCGGCGATGGTTTTTGGACTGTTTTGGTTGTTTTGGATTTTGTTGACGCTCTTTGTTGAAGGCTTTCAAGGTATTGTGCAGCTGCCTATTTTTACTGCTGACACACCGCCACCGATGAGTGCGGGCGGGCTGCGTAACGCCATTGTCGGTTCAATAATGCTCGCGTTTTCAGGTTTGTTTATCGGTGCACCTATTGGCCTCATGACGGGTATTTATTTATCTGAGTTCGCTCAAGGCAGTATGCTTGGCAAGGTAACGCGTTTCTTAAATGATATTTTGCTATCCGCACCCTCGATTGTCATCGGTCTCTTTATTTATGCATTGATGGTAAAAGGTCAAAGTTTCTCTGGTTGGGCAGGCGCGTTAGCATTGGCATTAATCGTTATTCCTGTGGTCGTGCGTACCACTGAGAATATGCTCAATCTGGTTCCTAATAGCATTCGTGAAGCGGCCTACGCACTTGGCACACCCAAGTGGAAAATGGTGACTCAAGTAACGATTAAGGCGGCTAGAGCAGGACTGACCACTGGGGTGTTACTGGCATTTGCTCGAATCACTGGTGAAACAGCACCGTTGCTATTTACGGCGCTTAACAACCAATATTTCAGTACCGATATGAGCCAGCCTATTGCTAACTTACCCAATACCATCTACCAGTTTGCGATGAGTCCTTATGATAACTGGCATACCTTAGCGTGGGCGGCAGCGTTGCTGATCACGACCTCTGTCTTGGTATTAAATATTTTGGCGAGATTCATCGGTAGTAGAGGTCAGGCTAAATAA
- the pstB gene encoding phosphate ABC transporter ATP-binding protein PstB, translated as MSKIRTKKPVDKFNAADKFNPTTDSLLNRPMSTAAQMEQPDIASLTKQTLHDIPKNMPAAKMQIRDLNFYYGDFQALKNINIDIPDKKVTAFIGPSGCGKSTLLRTFNRMYDLYPGMRAEGNINLDGNNILGKDVDVNLLRAQVGMVFQKPTPFPMSIYDNVAFGVRLYEKLSKAELDNRVEWALKKSALWPEVKDKLKASGLSLSGGQQQRLCIARSVATKPEVLLLDEPTSALDPISTGAIEDLIEDLKQDYTIAIVTHNMQQAARVSDYTVYMYLGDMIEMGETDQIFTKPAQTATEDYITGRYG; from the coding sequence ATGAGCAAAATCCGTACAAAAAAGCCTGTCGATAAATTCAATGCGGCAGATAAATTTAATCCAACAACAGACAGTTTATTAAACAGACCGATGTCGACGGCAGCACAAATGGAGCAGCCAGATATTGCCAGCCTAACCAAACAAACGCTTCATGATATTCCCAAAAACATGCCTGCTGCAAAAATGCAAATTCGGGATCTGAATTTTTATTATGGTGACTTTCAGGCGCTAAAAAATATCAATATCGATATTCCTGATAAAAAAGTCACTGCTTTCATTGGTCCTTCAGGTTGCGGAAAATCGACGCTGTTGCGTACCTTCAACCGTATGTATGATTTATATCCAGGGATGCGGGCAGAAGGCAATATTAATCTTGATGGCAACAATATCTTGGGCAAAGACGTCGATGTCAATTTGCTACGCGCCCAAGTCGGTATGGTCTTTCAGAAACCTACCCCATTCCCGATGTCCATTTATGACAATGTCGCCTTTGGGGTACGTCTTTATGAAAAATTAAGCAAAGCTGAGCTGGATAATCGGGTGGAATGGGCGCTGAAAAAATCCGCACTATGGCCAGAAGTGAAAGACAAATTGAAAGCGTCAGGGCTTTCGTTATCCGGTGGTCAGCAGCAACGCTTGTGTATCGCACGTAGCGTCGCGACCAAGCCTGAAGTGTTATTGCTTGATGAGCCGACATCAGCGTTAGATCCTATTTCGACAGGTGCTATCGAAGATTTGATTGAAGACTTAAAGCAGGATTACACCATTGCCATCGTTACGCATAACATGCAACAGGCCGCGCGCGTGTCTGACTATACCGTTTATATGTACTTAGGCGATATGATTGAGATGGGCGAGACCGACCAGATATTTACCAAGCCTGCCCAAACCGCCACAGAAGACTATATTACGGGTCGTTATGGCTAA
- the phoU gene encoding phosphate signaling complex protein PhoU, with protein MQSDKHISKSFDQDLDEAIRLFLYMGDSAANQVAKAIHALIDKNETLAQEVIDMDFDINRMEVELDEHILLLVAKRQPAASDLRLVMSISKGVVDLERIGDEAVKIAQMAKKIAAQGKLSYGYAEVQHLSNQVRLMLHNALEAFSQSNAEQAFEVMRNDSMVNDEYQSAIRALMTYIMEDSRHVSKVINIMWVLRALERVGDHAQNIAELVINYISGQDVRHSDYALVEKAVQEANDRMAARQVSTLSATKPAIKSATDVVDSNGDEG; from the coding sequence ATGCAAAGCGATAAGCATATCTCCAAAAGTTTTGACCAAGACCTTGATGAAGCTATCCGTTTGTTTTTATACATGGGTGATAGCGCGGCCAACCAAGTGGCGAAAGCGATCCATGCGCTTATCGATAAAAATGAGACACTGGCGCAAGAGGTGATTGATATGGACTTTGATATCAATCGAATGGAAGTCGAGTTGGATGAGCATATCTTGCTATTGGTCGCAAAACGTCAGCCCGCCGCCAGTGATTTACGCTTGGTCATGTCCATCAGTAAAGGCGTGGTTGATTTAGAACGCATCGGTGATGAAGCCGTGAAAATCGCTCAGATGGCCAAAAAAATTGCGGCACAAGGTAAACTGTCATATGGCTATGCAGAAGTTCAACATCTTAGCAATCAGGTTCGTTTGATGCTGCACAATGCGCTAGAGGCATTTAGCCAATCGAATGCTGAGCAAGCGTTTGAGGTCATGCGTAACGATAGCATGGTCAATGATGAGTATCAGTCAGCCATCCGTGCTTTGATGACCTATATTATGGAAGATTCACGGCACGTCTCAAAAGTCATTAATATTATGTGGGTATTGCGCGCGCTTGAGCGGGTAGGCGATCATGCACAAAATATTGCAGAACTGGTGATTAACTATATTAGTGGGCAAGATGTGCGTCATTCCGACTATGCGCTGGTAGAAAAAGCGGTGCAAGAAGCCAATGACCGTATGGCGGCGCGCCAAGTCAGTACCCTGTCTGCCACTAAACCTGCCATCAAGTCAGCCACGGATGTTGTAGACTCAAACGGTGATGAGGGCTAA
- a CDS encoding oxidative damage protection protein has product MTETFNPQANTVFCRKYQQELPKMPHPPFPNKKGQELQETVSDKAWKEWLEQQTMLINENHLSMLDPAAKKFLTEQRDKFLDNEDYERAQGWTPES; this is encoded by the coding sequence ATGACTGAGACTTTTAATCCACAAGCCAATACGGTATTTTGCCGTAAGTATCAGCAAGAATTGCCAAAGATGCCGCACCCGCCTTTCCCTAATAAAAAAGGTCAGGAGCTACAAGAAACGGTATCTGACAAAGCGTGGAAAGAATGGCTTGAACAGCAAACGATGCTGATTAATGAAAACCATCTAAGTATGTTAGATCCTGCTGCCAAAAAATTCCTCACCGAACAACGTGATAAATTTTTAGATAATGAAGATTATGAGCGTGCACAAGGTTGGACGCCAGAGAGCTAA
- the argH gene encoding argininosuccinate lyase, which translates to MWGGRFSEATDSFVAAFTASVGFDQRFARHDIQGSIAHATMLKECDILTADEVATIIDGLHQVLREIEAGEFNWSIALEDVHMNVESRLTDIIGAVGKKLHTGRSRNDQVATDIRLWLREETDNIIALLVRLQSGLLDLAEQHTDTIMPGFTHLQTAQPVSFGHHVMAWFEMLYRDTERLVDARRRINQMPLGSAALAGTTFPIDRTITAELLGFEGICQNSLDAVSDRDFAIEFTSAASILMMHMSRMSEEIILWMSAQFNFVQIPDRFCTGSSIMPQKKNPDVPELVRGKAARVFGQLMTLLSLMKSQPLAYNKDNQEDKEPLFDCVDTLTGCLLAFADMLPNITPNKENMRAATMKGYATATDLADYLVRQGVAFRDAHEVVGNAVALGIKEGVDLSDLSLAQLQQFSDAIGDDVFEYLTLEGSLAARDHLGGTAPNQVKQAVARGRSRLEVFA; encoded by the coding sequence ATGTGGGGCGGACGCTTCAGTGAAGCGACGGACAGCTTTGTCGCTGCCTTCACCGCCTCTGTTGGCTTTGATCAACGCTTTGCGCGTCACGATATTCAAGGCTCAATCGCCCACGCGACCATGCTGAAAGAATGTGACATTTTGACCGCTGACGAAGTAGCCACCATTATTGATGGTCTGCATCAGGTACTGCGCGAGATTGAGGCTGGCGAGTTTAACTGGTCAATCGCGCTAGAAGACGTGCACATGAATGTTGAGTCGCGCTTGACTGACATCATCGGCGCTGTTGGTAAAAAACTGCATACGGGTCGTAGCCGTAACGATCAGGTTGCCACCGATATTCGTCTTTGGCTACGCGAAGAGACTGATAATATCATTGCCTTATTAGTACGCTTGCAAAGTGGTTTACTTGATTTGGCTGAGCAGCATACTGACACTATTATGCCCGGCTTTACGCATTTACAAACGGCGCAGCCAGTGAGCTTTGGTCATCACGTCATGGCGTGGTTTGAGATGTTATATCGCGATACCGAACGTCTGGTCGATGCGCGCCGCCGTATTAATCAGATGCCACTTGGTAGTGCTGCCCTTGCTGGCACGACATTCCCAATCGATCGTACCATTACTGCTGAGTTGTTAGGTTTCGAAGGTATTTGCCAAAACTCGCTTGATGCCGTATCAGACCGTGACTTTGCGATTGAATTTACCTCAGCCGCTTCTATCTTGATGATGCATATGTCACGGATGAGCGAAGAGATTATCCTATGGATGTCAGCGCAGTTTAACTTTGTACAAATCCCTGATCGCTTTTGTACTGGCTCATCTATCATGCCGCAAAAGAAAAATCCTGATGTGCCAGAGTTGGTCCGCGGTAAAGCAGCACGTGTTTTTGGCCAATTGATGACACTCCTTAGCCTGATGAAAAGCCAGCCACTGGCTTATAACAAAGACAACCAAGAAGACAAAGAGCCGTTGTTTGATTGCGTCGATACGCTTACCGGCTGTTTATTGGCTTTTGCTGATATGCTACCGAATATCACTCCAAATAAAGAAAACATGCGCGCCGCTACGATGAAAGGCTATGCGACTGCGACTGACCTTGCAGATTATTTGGTACGCCAAGGCGTGGCGTTCCGTGATGCTCATGAAGTGGTGGGTAATGCCGTTGCTTTGGGTATCAAAGAAGGTGTTGATTTGAGCGATTTGTCATTGGCACAGCTACAGCAATTTAGCGATGCAATCGGTGATGATGTCTTTGAATATTTAACGCTAGAAGGCTCATTAGCAGCCCGTGACCACTTAGGTGGTACAGCGCCAAATCAAGTTAAGCAAGCAGTTGCTCGCGGTCGCAGCCGTTTAGAGGTATTTGCGTAA
- a CDS encoding sensor histidine kinase, which produces MKNWRSYRYKTSQQNKSSSIAKDEVALLAERLEFFIPKLMEVMKPWQWFIYIFFWSLFVTVINRYDIATWSDFLIQLFSRVLQNTLSIIPSLYLIDYLRPIFKGMSIPKASMYVLALLMVASTISMILVMLVMINIGWFEYDRQTFILNILFNVLISGGFTLVFLLYFLRRYRETNALKQSFEQKLSAQNDVIKARIAPHFFFNTINTLVSLIESNPARASALLQHVSALFRASFNGAREISFEEEIALCEHYLAIESSRLADKLEVSWQLPDEDVMYDMVITALTLQSVLEKMLLNVVEMTTETIYINIRVTWQQHRVVITIGVALPKKTMIINHDLRQHMNFYIQAERLRAYFGQSADIKSSVTSSRIITVIDYPLQDVSL; this is translated from the coding sequence TTGAAGAATTGGCGTTCATATCGGTACAAGACAAGTCAGCAGAATAAGAGCTCAAGTATAGCAAAGGATGAGGTTGCCTTACTAGCGGAGCGCTTAGAGTTTTTTATTCCTAAGCTCATGGAAGTCATGAAGCCTTGGCAGTGGTTCATTTATATCTTTTTTTGGTCACTATTTGTCACGGTAATAAATCGCTATGATATTGCCACGTGGTCAGATTTTTTGATTCAGCTGTTTAGCAGAGTCCTGCAAAACACCTTGAGTATTATTCCTTCCTTATACCTCATTGATTATTTGCGCCCCATTTTTAAGGGCATGAGTATACCTAAAGCCAGCATGTATGTGCTTGCCTTACTCATGGTGGCATCTACCATATCCATGATTTTAGTCATGCTGGTGATGATTAATATTGGTTGGTTTGAATATGATCGTCAGACTTTTATTCTAAATATATTATTTAATGTATTGATTAGTGGTGGCTTTACCTTGGTGTTCTTACTGTATTTTTTACGTCGTTATCGTGAGACGAATGCGCTCAAACAATCGTTTGAGCAGAAATTGAGTGCACAAAATGATGTGATCAAAGCGCGAATTGCCCCGCATTTTTTCTTTAATACCATTAATACCCTTGTGTCACTGATAGAGTCCAATCCAGCAAGAGCTTCTGCTTTATTACAGCACGTTTCTGCCTTATTCCGTGCCAGTTTCAATGGGGCACGAGAGATTAGTTTTGAAGAAGAAATTGCTCTTTGTGAGCACTATCTAGCGATTGAGTCTAGCCGCTTAGCGGATAAGCTTGAAGTGAGTTGGCAATTGCCTGACGAGGATGTCATGTATGACATGGTGATTACCGCCTTGACCTTACAGAGCGTGCTAGAAAAAATGCTGCTGAATGTGGTGGAGATGACCACTGAAACCATTTATATCAATATTAGAGTCACTTGGCAGCAGCATCGGGTTGTGATTACGATTGGTGTCGCGCTGCCGAAAAAAACCATGATTATTAACCATGATTTACGTCAGCACATGAACTTTTATATTCAAGCGGAACGTTTACGGGCTTATTTCGGTCAAAGTGCGGATATTAAAAGTAGCGTTACCAGTAGTCGAATTATTACCGTCATCGACTATCCGCTGCAAGATGTTAGTTTATGA
- a CDS encoding LytR/AlgR family response regulator transcription factor, giving the protein MRIVVCDDEPLARERLVRIVQESGHQVVAQATTGAEAIIAVKTQQPDIILLDIRMPEMDGVRCAQELAKLEHPPAIIFVTAYDHYAIAALKANAIGYLLKPANKDELLEALDKAKNLNAAQLNEIRKLEDPTARPVREHIAARTHRGVELIKLKDIYYFTADQKYVKVRHKDGIVLIDETLKELEQEFEDRLFRVHRNAIINLSFLDFLETLDAGQYQIRFKGIDETLAVSRRHLPALRDKIQSM; this is encoded by the coding sequence ATGCGTATCGTAGTTTGTGATGATGAGCCACTAGCACGTGAGCGTTTGGTTAGAATTGTACAGGAGTCAGGTCATCAAGTCGTTGCTCAAGCAACCACGGGTGCAGAAGCCATTATCGCTGTCAAAACTCAGCAGCCAGACATCATATTATTAGATATTCGTATGCCTGAGATGGATGGGGTGCGCTGTGCGCAAGAGCTTGCCAAACTTGAGCATCCGCCAGCCATTATATTTGTCACCGCTTATGATCATTATGCCATTGCCGCGCTAAAAGCCAATGCGATTGGTTATTTATTAAAGCCTGCCAATAAAGACGAGTTACTAGAAGCACTAGATAAAGCGAAAAATTTGAACGCGGCGCAGTTAAATGAGATTCGTAAACTCGAAGACCCAACAGCGCGTCCAGTACGTGAGCATATCGCTGCTCGTACTCACCGAGGCGTTGAGCTCATCAAGCTCAAAGATATCTATTATTTTACCGCCGATCAAAAGTACGTCAAAGTCCGTCACAAAGATGGCATTGTCCTGATTGATGAGACGCTAAAAGAGCTTGAACAAGAATTTGAGGATCGGCTTTTTCGGGTGCACCGTAATGCCATCATCAACCTTAGCTTTTTGGACTTTTTAGAAACGTTGGATGCAGGACAATATCAAATACGCTTTAAAGGCATTGATGAGACACTCGCGGTTAGCCGCCGTCACTTACCTGCATTACGTGACAAGATTCAAAGCATGTAA